From Methanosarcina lacustris Z-7289, one genomic window encodes:
- a CDS encoding TIGR00725 family protein produces MKPSVRKQIGVIGAGICSSETRALAEAVGKEIAKKGAVLLCGGLGGVMEAAARGAKLEGGITLGILPGACREEANPWIDIAILSGMGHARNALIPQSSDALIAVSGEYGTLSEIALGLKMGKPVVLLESRWKIEGTESAKSPLEAVELAFRLIEDGTKRKLRRGIETNEV; encoded by the coding sequence GTGAAACCATCAGTAAGAAAGCAGATCGGGGTTATAGGAGCCGGGATCTGCAGCAGTGAGACCAGAGCCCTTGCAGAAGCTGTGGGAAAAGAGATTGCAAAAAAGGGAGCTGTTCTTCTATGTGGAGGCCTGGGGGGAGTAATGGAAGCAGCAGCACGTGGAGCAAAACTGGAAGGAGGAATCACCCTGGGAATTTTGCCCGGAGCATGCCGGGAGGAAGCAAATCCCTGGATCGATATAGCCATTCTCAGTGGGATGGGGCATGCCAGAAACGCCCTTATACCTCAGTCTTCAGATGCTCTTATTGCGGTTTCCGGGGAATATGGAACTCTTTCGGAAATAGCTCTTGGCCTGAAGATGGGAAAGCCTGTGGTATTGCTAGAGTCCAGATGGAAAATCGAAGGTACGGAGAGCGCAAAAAGCCCGTTGGAGGCTGTAGAGCTTGCTTTCAGACTCATTGAAGACGGGACAAAAAGAAAACTAAGACGAGGTATAGAGACGAACGAGGTATAG
- a CDS encoding DNA topoisomerase I, protein MHLIVTEKNIAARRIAAILAPKSPKKERVSGVDVYRYEIGSGENRQETAVVGLSGHIVGIDFPKEYNNWQKVDARALVDAEITTTPINRKIVTALKSLGKEADRVTIGTDYDREGELIGVEALNIIQKVNPDIPFDRVRYSAITPKAIEVAFANPTNVDFNLADAGHSRQVIDLVWGAALTRYISLSAGRLGKMFLSVGRVQSPTLSLIVDREKERNLFVPTPYWEIHAELETASKEIFSAQHSTRRFLDKEVAAKVFKKLGKKAEVKEIEKGTKIDQPPTPFNTTGFINAANSIGLSPSNAMRLAESLYTNGYISYPRTDNTVYPETLELKAQIEIFKEGYFKEYANALLEKAELVPTRGKKETTDHPPIYPASLAKKTDMKEEEWKVYELVVRRFFATFAEPSTWETMRLRLDIDEEEFRANGARLLEQGWRWYYPYNAPEDRLFPELRAGDPLKVIKKEMLDKETQPPGRYGQGRLINIMEELGLGTKATRHEIISKLYSRAYIHGNPVQPTNTSFAVMDTLEKYSPTITKPDMTKLLEENMDKIAEGNIHEDFVLEESREMLTQVFSELDKNKDNIIESLQAGLREDKIIGTCSICGNDLLIRRSKRGSRFIGCSNYPNCTFSLPLPKSGQIIVTDKSCEAHGLHHIRIINQGKRAWDLGCPHCNFIEWQKTQKEEQAKQPKKERPKSIKDIEGVGKATAGKLEDAGIKSIEALMKADAIELAKTIKVTVKKIKNWQISCGSTVEDL, encoded by the coding sequence ATGCACCTTATCGTAACGGAAAAAAATATAGCTGCAAGGAGGATAGCTGCGATTCTGGCTCCAAAAAGTCCTAAGAAGGAAAGAGTCAGCGGAGTAGACGTATACCGGTACGAGATCGGATCCGGCGAAAACAGGCAGGAGACTGCAGTGGTAGGGCTTTCCGGCCATATTGTCGGGATAGATTTTCCAAAAGAGTACAACAACTGGCAGAAGGTTGATGCCAGAGCCCTGGTAGACGCCGAGATTACAACAACTCCAATCAACCGGAAGATAGTGACTGCTTTAAAGAGCCTGGGAAAAGAGGCAGACCGGGTCACGATTGGAACTGACTACGACCGGGAAGGAGAACTGATAGGAGTCGAAGCCCTCAATATCATACAGAAGGTAAATCCGGATATCCCTTTTGACAGGGTCCGCTACAGTGCAATAACCCCTAAAGCAATTGAAGTAGCATTCGCAAATCCCACAAACGTTGACTTTAATCTTGCAGACGCCGGACATTCAAGGCAGGTCATTGACCTGGTCTGGGGTGCAGCCCTTACACGTTATATTTCCCTGTCAGCTGGCAGGCTTGGGAAAATGTTCCTCTCGGTAGGAAGGGTGCAGTCGCCAACTCTCTCACTTATAGTTGACAGGGAAAAGGAAAGGAATCTATTTGTCCCGACCCCTTACTGGGAGATCCATGCTGAACTTGAAACAGCCTCAAAAGAAATATTTTCCGCCCAGCACTCAACTCGCCGCTTCCTGGACAAAGAGGTAGCTGCAAAGGTGTTCAAAAAACTGGGGAAAAAAGCGGAAGTAAAGGAAATAGAAAAGGGGACAAAAATTGACCAGCCTCCTACCCCATTTAATACTACAGGCTTTATCAACGCGGCAAACTCTATAGGGCTCAGTCCCTCAAATGCCATGCGCTTAGCTGAATCCCTTTATACTAACGGATACATTTCATACCCCAGGACAGATAATACGGTTTATCCTGAGACTCTGGAATTGAAGGCTCAAATTGAGATTTTTAAGGAAGGGTATTTTAAGGAATATGCAAATGCCCTGCTTGAGAAAGCCGAACTTGTCCCCACTCGCGGGAAAAAAGAAACAACAGATCACCCTCCTATCTATCCGGCGTCCCTTGCAAAGAAGACCGACATGAAAGAAGAGGAATGGAAGGTCTACGAGCTTGTGGTCAGGCGCTTTTTTGCAACTTTTGCCGAACCAAGCACCTGGGAAACCATGCGCTTGAGACTTGATATCGATGAGGAAGAGTTCAGGGCAAATGGAGCAAGGCTGCTGGAGCAAGGCTGGCGTTGGTATTATCCCTACAATGCCCCTGAAGACAGGCTGTTTCCGGAACTCAGGGCAGGAGATCCCCTGAAAGTAATAAAAAAAGAGATGCTGGACAAGGAAACCCAGCCTCCTGGACGCTACGGACAGGGCAGACTGATTAATATAATGGAAGAACTGGGACTCGGCACAAAAGCTACCAGACACGAGATCATCAGTAAGCTTTATTCCAGGGCTTATATCCACGGAAACCCGGTACAGCCCACAAACACCTCTTTTGCCGTAATGGATACTCTTGAGAAGTATTCCCCTACGATTACAAAACCGGACATGACAAAGCTGCTTGAAGAAAATATGGATAAAATTGCAGAGGGCAACATCCATGAGGATTTCGTACTTGAAGAGTCCCGGGAGATGCTGACCCAGGTCTTTTCGGAACTTGACAAAAACAAGGATAATATCATAGAGTCCCTCCAGGCAGGCCTCAGGGAAGACAAAATAATAGGCACCTGCTCCATATGCGGAAACGACCTGCTGATCCGTCGTTCAAAGAGGGGAAGCCGTTTCATAGGCTGCAGCAATTACCCAAACTGCACTTTCTCCCTGCCCCTGCCAAAGAGCGGTCAGATCATTGTCACCGACAAGTCTTGTGAGGCGCACGGGCTGCACCATATCCGCATAATCAATCAGGGAAAACGAGCCTGGGACCTTGGCTGCCCTCATTGCAATTTCATCGAATGGCAGAAAACCCAGAAGGAAGAGCAGGCCAAGCAGCCGAAAAAGGAAAGACCGAAATCCATCAAGGATATCGAAGGCGTTGGGAAAGCCACTGCAGGAAAACTCGAGGATGCAGGAATAAAAAGCATAGAAGCCCTGATGAAAGCCGATGCAATTGAGCTTGCGAAAACCATAAAGGTCACAGTAAAGAAGATTAAGAACTGGCAAATTTCATGCGGCAGCACGGTTGAGGACTTATAA